From a single Sus scrofa isolate TJ Tabasco breed Duroc chromosome 13, Sscrofa11.1, whole genome shotgun sequence genomic region:
- the DHX30 gene encoding putative ATP-dependent RNA helicase DHX30 isoform X5: MAASRDLLKEFPQPKNLLNSVIGRALGISHAKDKLVYVHTNGPKKKKVTLHIKWPKSVEVEGYGSKKIDAERQAAAAACQLFKGWGLLGPRNELFDAAKYRVLADRFGSPADSWWRPEPTMPPTSWRQLNPESIRPGGPAGLSRTLGREEEEDEEEELEEGTIDVTEFLSMTQQDSHTPLRDSRGGSFEMTDDDSAIRALTQFPLPKNLLAKVIQIATSSSTAKNLMQFHTVGTKTKLSTLTLLWPCPMTFVAKGRRKAEAENKAAALACKKLKSLGLVDRNNEPLTHAMYNLASLRELGETQRRPCTIQVPEPILRKIETFLNHYPVDNSWISPELRLQGDDILPLGKDSGPLSDPITGKPYVPLSEAEELRLSQNLLELWRRRGPVWQEAPQLPVDPHRDTILNAIEQHPVVVIAGDTGCGKTTRIPQLLLERYVTEGRGARCNVIITQPRRISAVSVAQRVSHELGPSLRRNVGFQVRLESKPPARGGALLFCTVGILLRKLQSNPSLEGVSHVIVDEVHERDVNTDFLLILLKGLQRLNPALRLVLMSATGDNERFSRYFGGCPVIKVPGFMYPVKEHYLEDILAKLGKHQYPHRHRHHESEDECALDLDLVTDLVLHIDARGEPGGILCFLPGWQEIKGVQQRLQEALGMHESKYLILPVHSNIPMMDQKAIFQQPPVGVRKIVLATNIAETSITINDIVHVVDSGLHKEERYDLKTKVSCLETVWVSRANVIQRRGRAGRCQSGFAYHLFPRSRLEKMVPFQVPEILRTPLENLVLQAKIHMPEKTAVEFLSKAVDSPNIKAVDEAVILLQEIGVLDQREYLTTLGQRLAHISTDPRLAKAIVLAAIFRCLHPLLVVVSCLTRDPFSSSLQNRAEVDKVKALLSHDSGSDHLAFVRAVSGWEEVLRWQDRSSRENYLEENLLYAPSLRFIHGLIKQFSENIYEAFLVGKPSDCTLASAQCNEYSEEEELVKGVLMAGLYPNLIQVRQGKVTRQGKFKPNSVTYRTKSGNILLHKSTINREATRLRSRWLTYFMAVKSNGSVFVRDSSQVHPLAVLLLTDGDVHIRDDGRRATISLSDSDLLRLEGDSRTVRLLRELRRALGRMVERSLRSELATLPPCVQQEHGQLLALLAELLRGPCGSFDVRKTADD, from the exons ATGGCAG CTTCTAGGGACCTATTAAAAGAGTTTCCACAGCCCAAAAATCTTCTCAACAGTGTGATTGGAAGAGCCCTTGGCATCTCACACGCAAAAGACAAATTGGTCTACGTGCACACAAATGGACCGAAGAAAAAG aaAGTCACCCTCCACATAAAGTGGCCCAAGAGCGTGGAGGTAGAAGGCTATGGCAGCAAGAAGATCGACGCTGAGAggcaggctgcagctgcggcctgcCAGCTGTTCAAG ggctgggGTCTCCTGGGTCCCCGGAATGAGCTGTTTGATGCAGCCAAATACCGAGTGCTAGCCGATCGCTTTGGCTCTCCGGCTGACAGCTGGTGGCGCCCAGAACCCACCATGCCACCTACTTCCTGGCGGCAGCTGAATCCTGAGAGCATCCGGCCAGGGGGACCGGCAGGCCTATCACGCACCTTGGGccgggaggaagaagaggatgaagaggaagagcTGGAAGAGGGGACCATTGATGTCACTGAATTTCTGTCTATGACCCAGCAGGACTCCCACACCCCACTCAGGGACTCAAG GGGGGGTTCCTTTGAAATGACAGATGACGACAGTGCTATTAGGGCTCTGACCCAGTTTCCGCTTCCCAAGAACCTTCTGGCCAAGGTTATTCAGATAGCAACATCGTCCTCCACAGCCAAG AACCTCATGCAATTCCATACTGTGGGCACCAAGACCAAGCTCTCCACCCTCACCCTACTCTGGCCCTGTCCCATGACCTTTGTCGCTAAAGGGCGTCGCAAAGCAGAGGCAGAGAATAAGGCAGCTGCCTTGGCTTGTAAGAAACTGAAG AGCCTGGGCCTGGTGGACCGGAACAATGAGCCGCTTACCCATGCCATGTATAACCTGGCCTCCTTGCGCGAGTTGGGCGAGACCCAGCGCCGGCCGTGTACCATCCAGGTGCCTGAGCCCATCCTCCGCAAGATAGAGACCTTCCTGAACCAT TACCCCGTGGACAATTCATGGATTTCCCCAGAGCTCCGGCTGCAGGGTGACGACATCTTGCCCTTGGGCAAGGACTCAGGGCCCCTGAGTGACCCTATCACAGGCAAGCCCTACGTGCCCTTGTCTGAAGCTGAGGAGCTGCGACTGAGTCAGAACCTGCTGGAGCTGTGGCGACGGCGAGGGCCGGTCTGGCAGGAAGCCCCCCAGCTCCCTGTGGACCCTCATCGGGACACTATCCTCAATGCCATCGAGCAGCACCCGGTGGTGGTCATTGCCGGTGACACGGGCTGTGGGAAAACCACGCGCATCCCCCAGCTGCTGCTGGAGCGCTACGTGACCGAGGGCCGAGGCGCACGCTGCAACGTGATCATCACCCAGCCGCGCCGCATCTCGGCTGTGTCCGTGGCACAGCGGGTCAGCCATGAACTGGGCCCCTCCCTGCGCCGGAACGTGGGCTTCCAGGTGCGGTTGGAGAGCAAGCCTCCGGCGCGAGGTGGGGCCCTGCTCTTCTGCACCGTGGGCATCCTGCTGCGGAAGCTGCAGAGCAACCCCAGCCTGGAGGGTGTGAGCCACGTCATTGTGGATGAGGTGCACGAGCGGGACGTGAACACGGACTTCCTGCTAATCCTGCTCAAGGGCCTGCAGCGGCTCAACCCAGCCCTGCGGCTGGTGCTCATGAGTGCCACCGGCGATAATGAGCGCTTTTCCCGCTACTTTGGTGGCTGCCCTGTCATCAAGGTGCCCGGCTTCATGTACCCCGTTAAGGAGCACTACCTGGAGGACATCCTGGCCAAGCTGGGCAAGCACCAGTACCCACACAGGCACCGGCACCATGAG TCTGAGGATGAATGTGCTCTTGATTTGGACCTCGTCACTGATCTCGTTCTGCACATTGATGCCCGCGGGGAGCCAG GTGGGATCCTCTGCTTCCTGCCTGGCTGGCAGGAGATCAAAGGAGTGCAGCAACGCCTCCAGGAGGCCCTGGGCATGCATGAGAGCAAGTACCTCATCCTGCCAG TGCACTCCAACATCCCCATGATGGACCAGAAGGCCATATTCCAGCAGCCTCCTGTCGGGGTGCGCAAGATTGTCTTGGCCACCAACATTGCCGAGACTTCCATCACAATCAATGACATCGTGCACGTGGTAGACAGTGGTCTGCACAAGGAGGAACGCTACGACCTGAAGACCAAG gtgtCCTGCTTGGAGACTGTGTGGGTGTCACGAGCCAATGTGATCCAGCGCCGGGGCCGGGCAGGCCGCTGCCAGTCAGGCTTTGCCTATCACCTCTTCCCGAGGAGCCGGCTGGAGAAGATGGTCCCTTTCCAGGTGCCAGAAATCCTGCGCACACCCCTCGAGAACCTGGTGCTGCAAGCCAAGATCCACATGCCTGAGAAGACG GCAGTGGAGTTCCTCTCCAAGGCTGTGGACAGTCCAAACATCAAAGCAGTGGATGAGGCTGTGATCCTGCTCCAAGAGATTG GGGTGCTGGACCAGCGGGAGTACCTGACCACCCTGGGGCAGCGCCTGGCTCACATCTCCACCGACCCACGGTTGGCCAAGGCCATAGTGCTGGCCGCCATCTTCCGTTGCCTCCACCCGCTGCTAGTGGTTGTTTCCTGCCTCACCCGAGACCCCTTCAGCAGCAGCCTGCAGAACCGGGCGGAGGTGGACAAG GTGAAGGcgctgttgagccacgacagtgGCAGTGACCACCTGGCCTTCGTGCGGGCTGTGTCTGGCTGGGAGGAGGTGCTGCGTTGGCAGGACCGCAGCTCCCGGGAGAACTACCTGGAGGAAAACCTGCTCTACGCGCCCAGCCTGCGCTTCATTCATG GACTCATCAAGCAGTTCTCAGAGAACATATATGAGGCTTTCCTGGTAGGGAAGCCCTCAGACTGCACGCTGGCCTCTGCCCAGTGCAATGAGTACAGTGAAGAGGAGGAGCTGGTGAAGGGTGTACTGATGGCGGGTCTCTACCCCAACCTCATCCAG GTGAGGCAAGGCAAGGTGACCCGGCAGGGCAAGTTCAAGCCCAACAGTGTCACTTACAGGACCAAATCTGGCAACATCTTGCTGCACAAGTCGACCATTAACAG GGAGGCCACACGACTACGGAGCCGATGGCTGACGTATTTCATGGCCGTCAAGTCCAATGGCAGCGTCTTCGTTCGGGACTCCTCCCAGGTGCACCCACTGGCTGTGCTGCTACTGACAGATGGGGACGTCCACATCCGTG ATGACGGGCGCCGGGCCACCATCTCCCTCAGTGACAGCGACCTGCTAAGGCTGGAGGGCGACTCACGTACCGTGCGGCTGCTGCGGGAGCTGCGCCGGGCCCTGGGCCGCATGGTGGAGCGGAGCCTGCGTAGTGAGCTGGCTACCCTGCCGCCCTGTGTGCAACAGGAACATGGGCAGCTGCTGGCCCTGCTGGCAGAGCTGCTGCGCGGGCCCTGTGGCAGCTTTGATGTGCGCAAGACAGCTGATGACTGA
- the DHX30 gene encoding putative ATP-dependent RNA helicase DHX30 isoform X2 gives MDLKDSSPGFQLSLLARNVQPGLIQKRSGPAQAASVQTSPTPSSTHVCQPCPWRDHLSRLNVNISNMAASRDLLKEFPQPKNLLNSVIGRALGISHAKDKLVYVHTNGPKKKKVTLHIKWPKSVEVEGYGSKKIDAERQAAAAACQLFKGWGLLGPRNELFDAAKYRVLADRFGSPADSWWRPEPTMPPTSWRQLNPESIRPGGPAGLSRTLGREEEEDEEEELEEGTIDVTEFLSMTQQDSHTPLRDSRGGSFEMTDDDSAIRALTQFPLPKNLLAKVIQIATSSSTAKNLMQFHTVGTKTKLSTLTLLWPCPMTFVAKGRRKAEAENKAAALACKKLKSLGLVDRNNEPLTHAMYNLASLRELGETQRRPCTIQVPEPILRKIETFLNHYPVDNSWISPELRLQGDDILPLGKDSGPLSDPITGKPYVPLSEAEELRLSQNLLELWRRRGPVWQEAPQLPVDPHRDTILNAIEQHPVVVIAGDTGCGKTTRIPQLLLERYVTEGRGARCNVIITQPRRISAVSVAQRVSHELGPSLRRNVGFQVRLESKPPARGGALLFCTVGILLRKLQSNPSLEGVSHVIVDEVHERDVNTDFLLILLKGLQRLNPALRLVLMSATGDNERFSRYFGGCPVIKVPGFMYPVKEHYLEDILAKLGKHQYPHRHRHHESEDECALDLDLVTDLVLHIDARGEPGGILCFLPGWQEIKGVQQRLQEALGMHESKYLILPVHSNIPMMDQKAIFQQPPVGVRKIVLATNIAETSITINDIVHVVDSGLHKEERYDLKTKVSCLETVWVSRANVIQRRGRAGRCQSGFAYHLFPRSRLEKMVPFQVPEILRTPLENLVLQAKIHMPEKTAVEFLSKAVDSPNIKAVDEAVILLQEIGVLDQREYLTTLGQRLAHISTDPRLAKAIVLAAIFRCLHPLLVVVSCLTRDPFSSSLQNRAEVDKVKALLSHDSGSDHLAFVRAVSGWEEVLRWQDRSSRENYLEENLLYAPSLRFIHGLIKQFSENIYEAFLVGKPSDCTLASAQCNEYSEEEELVKGVLMAGLYPNLIQVRQGKVTRQGKFKPNSVTYRTKSGNILLHKSTINREATRLRSRWLTYFMAVKSNGSVFVRDSSQVHPLAVLLLTDGDVHIRDDGRRATISLSDSDLLRLEGDSRTVRLLRELRRALGRMVERSLRSELATLPPCVQQEHGQLLALLAELLRGPCGSFDVRKTADD, from the exons GATTCCAGCTTTCACTCCTGGCCAGAAATGTTCAGCCTGGACTCATTCAGAAAAG aTCGGGCCCAGCACAGGCAGCGTCAGTGCAAACTTCCCCCACCCCGTCTTCCACCCATGTGTGTCAACCCTGCCCCTGGAGGGACCATCTCTCGAG GCTGAACGTTAACATTTCCAACATGGCAG CTTCTAGGGACCTATTAAAAGAGTTTCCACAGCCCAAAAATCTTCTCAACAGTGTGATTGGAAGAGCCCTTGGCATCTCACACGCAAAAGACAAATTGGTCTACGTGCACACAAATGGACCGAAGAAAAAG aaAGTCACCCTCCACATAAAGTGGCCCAAGAGCGTGGAGGTAGAAGGCTATGGCAGCAAGAAGATCGACGCTGAGAggcaggctgcagctgcggcctgcCAGCTGTTCAAG ggctgggGTCTCCTGGGTCCCCGGAATGAGCTGTTTGATGCAGCCAAATACCGAGTGCTAGCCGATCGCTTTGGCTCTCCGGCTGACAGCTGGTGGCGCCCAGAACCCACCATGCCACCTACTTCCTGGCGGCAGCTGAATCCTGAGAGCATCCGGCCAGGGGGACCGGCAGGCCTATCACGCACCTTGGGccgggaggaagaagaggatgaagaggaagagcTGGAAGAGGGGACCATTGATGTCACTGAATTTCTGTCTATGACCCAGCAGGACTCCCACACCCCACTCAGGGACTCAAG GGGGGGTTCCTTTGAAATGACAGATGACGACAGTGCTATTAGGGCTCTGACCCAGTTTCCGCTTCCCAAGAACCTTCTGGCCAAGGTTATTCAGATAGCAACATCGTCCTCCACAGCCAAG AACCTCATGCAATTCCATACTGTGGGCACCAAGACCAAGCTCTCCACCCTCACCCTACTCTGGCCCTGTCCCATGACCTTTGTCGCTAAAGGGCGTCGCAAAGCAGAGGCAGAGAATAAGGCAGCTGCCTTGGCTTGTAAGAAACTGAAG AGCCTGGGCCTGGTGGACCGGAACAATGAGCCGCTTACCCATGCCATGTATAACCTGGCCTCCTTGCGCGAGTTGGGCGAGACCCAGCGCCGGCCGTGTACCATCCAGGTGCCTGAGCCCATCCTCCGCAAGATAGAGACCTTCCTGAACCAT TACCCCGTGGACAATTCATGGATTTCCCCAGAGCTCCGGCTGCAGGGTGACGACATCTTGCCCTTGGGCAAGGACTCAGGGCCCCTGAGTGACCCTATCACAGGCAAGCCCTACGTGCCCTTGTCTGAAGCTGAGGAGCTGCGACTGAGTCAGAACCTGCTGGAGCTGTGGCGACGGCGAGGGCCGGTCTGGCAGGAAGCCCCCCAGCTCCCTGTGGACCCTCATCGGGACACTATCCTCAATGCCATCGAGCAGCACCCGGTGGTGGTCATTGCCGGTGACACGGGCTGTGGGAAAACCACGCGCATCCCCCAGCTGCTGCTGGAGCGCTACGTGACCGAGGGCCGAGGCGCACGCTGCAACGTGATCATCACCCAGCCGCGCCGCATCTCGGCTGTGTCCGTGGCACAGCGGGTCAGCCATGAACTGGGCCCCTCCCTGCGCCGGAACGTGGGCTTCCAGGTGCGGTTGGAGAGCAAGCCTCCGGCGCGAGGTGGGGCCCTGCTCTTCTGCACCGTGGGCATCCTGCTGCGGAAGCTGCAGAGCAACCCCAGCCTGGAGGGTGTGAGCCACGTCATTGTGGATGAGGTGCACGAGCGGGACGTGAACACGGACTTCCTGCTAATCCTGCTCAAGGGCCTGCAGCGGCTCAACCCAGCCCTGCGGCTGGTGCTCATGAGTGCCACCGGCGATAATGAGCGCTTTTCCCGCTACTTTGGTGGCTGCCCTGTCATCAAGGTGCCCGGCTTCATGTACCCCGTTAAGGAGCACTACCTGGAGGACATCCTGGCCAAGCTGGGCAAGCACCAGTACCCACACAGGCACCGGCACCATGAG TCTGAGGATGAATGTGCTCTTGATTTGGACCTCGTCACTGATCTCGTTCTGCACATTGATGCCCGCGGGGAGCCAG GTGGGATCCTCTGCTTCCTGCCTGGCTGGCAGGAGATCAAAGGAGTGCAGCAACGCCTCCAGGAGGCCCTGGGCATGCATGAGAGCAAGTACCTCATCCTGCCAG TGCACTCCAACATCCCCATGATGGACCAGAAGGCCATATTCCAGCAGCCTCCTGTCGGGGTGCGCAAGATTGTCTTGGCCACCAACATTGCCGAGACTTCCATCACAATCAATGACATCGTGCACGTGGTAGACAGTGGTCTGCACAAGGAGGAACGCTACGACCTGAAGACCAAG gtgtCCTGCTTGGAGACTGTGTGGGTGTCACGAGCCAATGTGATCCAGCGCCGGGGCCGGGCAGGCCGCTGCCAGTCAGGCTTTGCCTATCACCTCTTCCCGAGGAGCCGGCTGGAGAAGATGGTCCCTTTCCAGGTGCCAGAAATCCTGCGCACACCCCTCGAGAACCTGGTGCTGCAAGCCAAGATCCACATGCCTGAGAAGACG GCAGTGGAGTTCCTCTCCAAGGCTGTGGACAGTCCAAACATCAAAGCAGTGGATGAGGCTGTGATCCTGCTCCAAGAGATTG GGGTGCTGGACCAGCGGGAGTACCTGACCACCCTGGGGCAGCGCCTGGCTCACATCTCCACCGACCCACGGTTGGCCAAGGCCATAGTGCTGGCCGCCATCTTCCGTTGCCTCCACCCGCTGCTAGTGGTTGTTTCCTGCCTCACCCGAGACCCCTTCAGCAGCAGCCTGCAGAACCGGGCGGAGGTGGACAAG GTGAAGGcgctgttgagccacgacagtgGCAGTGACCACCTGGCCTTCGTGCGGGCTGTGTCTGGCTGGGAGGAGGTGCTGCGTTGGCAGGACCGCAGCTCCCGGGAGAACTACCTGGAGGAAAACCTGCTCTACGCGCCCAGCCTGCGCTTCATTCATG GACTCATCAAGCAGTTCTCAGAGAACATATATGAGGCTTTCCTGGTAGGGAAGCCCTCAGACTGCACGCTGGCCTCTGCCCAGTGCAATGAGTACAGTGAAGAGGAGGAGCTGGTGAAGGGTGTACTGATGGCGGGTCTCTACCCCAACCTCATCCAG GTGAGGCAAGGCAAGGTGACCCGGCAGGGCAAGTTCAAGCCCAACAGTGTCACTTACAGGACCAAATCTGGCAACATCTTGCTGCACAAGTCGACCATTAACAG GGAGGCCACACGACTACGGAGCCGATGGCTGACGTATTTCATGGCCGTCAAGTCCAATGGCAGCGTCTTCGTTCGGGACTCCTCCCAGGTGCACCCACTGGCTGTGCTGCTACTGACAGATGGGGACGTCCACATCCGTG ATGACGGGCGCCGGGCCACCATCTCCCTCAGTGACAGCGACCTGCTAAGGCTGGAGGGCGACTCACGTACCGTGCGGCTGCTGCGGGAGCTGCGCCGGGCCCTGGGCCGCATGGTGGAGCGGAGCCTGCGTAGTGAGCTGGCTACCCTGCCGCCCTGTGTGCAACAGGAACATGGGCAGCTGCTGGCCCTGCTGGCAGAGCTGCTGCGCGGGCCCTGTGGCAGCTTTGATGTGCGCAAGACAGCTGATGACTGA
- the DHX30 gene encoding putative ATP-dependent RNA helicase DHX30 isoform X3, translating to MFSLDSFRKDRAQHRQRQCKLPPPRLPPMCVNPAPGGTISRASRDLLKEFPQPKNLLNSVIGRALGISHAKDKLVYVHTNGPKKKKVTLHIKWPKSVEVEGYGSKKIDAERQAAAAACQLFKGWGLLGPRNELFDAAKYRVLADRFGSPADSWWRPEPTMPPTSWRQLNPESIRPGGPAGLSRTLGREEEEDEEEELEEGTIDVTEFLSMTQQDSHTPLRDSRGGSFEMTDDDSAIRALTQFPLPKNLLAKVIQIATSSSTAKNLMQFHTVGTKTKLSTLTLLWPCPMTFVAKGRRKAEAENKAAALACKKLKSLGLVDRNNEPLTHAMYNLASLRELGETQRRPCTIQVPEPILRKIETFLNHYPVDNSWISPELRLQGDDILPLGKDSGPLSDPITGKPYVPLSEAEELRLSQNLLELWRRRGPVWQEAPQLPVDPHRDTILNAIEQHPVVVIAGDTGCGKTTRIPQLLLERYVTEGRGARCNVIITQPRRISAVSVAQRVSHELGPSLRRNVGFQVRLESKPPARGGALLFCTVGILLRKLQSNPSLEGVSHVIVDEVHERDVNTDFLLILLKGLQRLNPALRLVLMSATGDNERFSRYFGGCPVIKVPGFMYPVKEHYLEDILAKLGKHQYPHRHRHHESEDECALDLDLVTDLVLHIDARGEPGGILCFLPGWQEIKGVQQRLQEALGMHESKYLILPVHSNIPMMDQKAIFQQPPVGVRKIVLATNIAETSITINDIVHVVDSGLHKEERYDLKTKVSCLETVWVSRANVIQRRGRAGRCQSGFAYHLFPRSRLEKMVPFQVPEILRTPLENLVLQAKIHMPEKTAVEFLSKAVDSPNIKAVDEAVILLQEIGVLDQREYLTTLGQRLAHISTDPRLAKAIVLAAIFRCLHPLLVVVSCLTRDPFSSSLQNRAEVDKVKALLSHDSGSDHLAFVRAVSGWEEVLRWQDRSSRENYLEENLLYAPSLRFIHGLIKQFSENIYEAFLVGKPSDCTLASAQCNEYSEEEELVKGVLMAGLYPNLIQVRQGKVTRQGKFKPNSVTYRTKSGNILLHKSTINREATRLRSRWLTYFMAVKSNGSVFVRDSSQVHPLAVLLLTDGDVHIRDDGRRATISLSDSDLLRLEGDSRTVRLLRELRRALGRMVERSLRSELATLPPCVQQEHGQLLALLAELLRGPCGSFDVRKTADD from the exons ATGTTCAGCCTGGACTCATTCAGAAAAG aTCGGGCCCAGCACAGGCAGCGTCAGTGCAAACTTCCCCCACCCCGTCTTCCACCCATGTGTGTCAACCCTGCCCCTGGAGGGACCATCTCTCGAG CTTCTAGGGACCTATTAAAAGAGTTTCCACAGCCCAAAAATCTTCTCAACAGTGTGATTGGAAGAGCCCTTGGCATCTCACACGCAAAAGACAAATTGGTCTACGTGCACACAAATGGACCGAAGAAAAAG aaAGTCACCCTCCACATAAAGTGGCCCAAGAGCGTGGAGGTAGAAGGCTATGGCAGCAAGAAGATCGACGCTGAGAggcaggctgcagctgcggcctgcCAGCTGTTCAAG ggctgggGTCTCCTGGGTCCCCGGAATGAGCTGTTTGATGCAGCCAAATACCGAGTGCTAGCCGATCGCTTTGGCTCTCCGGCTGACAGCTGGTGGCGCCCAGAACCCACCATGCCACCTACTTCCTGGCGGCAGCTGAATCCTGAGAGCATCCGGCCAGGGGGACCGGCAGGCCTATCACGCACCTTGGGccgggaggaagaagaggatgaagaggaagagcTGGAAGAGGGGACCATTGATGTCACTGAATTTCTGTCTATGACCCAGCAGGACTCCCACACCCCACTCAGGGACTCAAG GGGGGGTTCCTTTGAAATGACAGATGACGACAGTGCTATTAGGGCTCTGACCCAGTTTCCGCTTCCCAAGAACCTTCTGGCCAAGGTTATTCAGATAGCAACATCGTCCTCCACAGCCAAG AACCTCATGCAATTCCATACTGTGGGCACCAAGACCAAGCTCTCCACCCTCACCCTACTCTGGCCCTGTCCCATGACCTTTGTCGCTAAAGGGCGTCGCAAAGCAGAGGCAGAGAATAAGGCAGCTGCCTTGGCTTGTAAGAAACTGAAG AGCCTGGGCCTGGTGGACCGGAACAATGAGCCGCTTACCCATGCCATGTATAACCTGGCCTCCTTGCGCGAGTTGGGCGAGACCCAGCGCCGGCCGTGTACCATCCAGGTGCCTGAGCCCATCCTCCGCAAGATAGAGACCTTCCTGAACCAT TACCCCGTGGACAATTCATGGATTTCCCCAGAGCTCCGGCTGCAGGGTGACGACATCTTGCCCTTGGGCAAGGACTCAGGGCCCCTGAGTGACCCTATCACAGGCAAGCCCTACGTGCCCTTGTCTGAAGCTGAGGAGCTGCGACTGAGTCAGAACCTGCTGGAGCTGTGGCGACGGCGAGGGCCGGTCTGGCAGGAAGCCCCCCAGCTCCCTGTGGACCCTCATCGGGACACTATCCTCAATGCCATCGAGCAGCACCCGGTGGTGGTCATTGCCGGTGACACGGGCTGTGGGAAAACCACGCGCATCCCCCAGCTGCTGCTGGAGCGCTACGTGACCGAGGGCCGAGGCGCACGCTGCAACGTGATCATCACCCAGCCGCGCCGCATCTCGGCTGTGTCCGTGGCACAGCGGGTCAGCCATGAACTGGGCCCCTCCCTGCGCCGGAACGTGGGCTTCCAGGTGCGGTTGGAGAGCAAGCCTCCGGCGCGAGGTGGGGCCCTGCTCTTCTGCACCGTGGGCATCCTGCTGCGGAAGCTGCAGAGCAACCCCAGCCTGGAGGGTGTGAGCCACGTCATTGTGGATGAGGTGCACGAGCGGGACGTGAACACGGACTTCCTGCTAATCCTGCTCAAGGGCCTGCAGCGGCTCAACCCAGCCCTGCGGCTGGTGCTCATGAGTGCCACCGGCGATAATGAGCGCTTTTCCCGCTACTTTGGTGGCTGCCCTGTCATCAAGGTGCCCGGCTTCATGTACCCCGTTAAGGAGCACTACCTGGAGGACATCCTGGCCAAGCTGGGCAAGCACCAGTACCCACACAGGCACCGGCACCATGAG TCTGAGGATGAATGTGCTCTTGATTTGGACCTCGTCACTGATCTCGTTCTGCACATTGATGCCCGCGGGGAGCCAG GTGGGATCCTCTGCTTCCTGCCTGGCTGGCAGGAGATCAAAGGAGTGCAGCAACGCCTCCAGGAGGCCCTGGGCATGCATGAGAGCAAGTACCTCATCCTGCCAG TGCACTCCAACATCCCCATGATGGACCAGAAGGCCATATTCCAGCAGCCTCCTGTCGGGGTGCGCAAGATTGTCTTGGCCACCAACATTGCCGAGACTTCCATCACAATCAATGACATCGTGCACGTGGTAGACAGTGGTCTGCACAAGGAGGAACGCTACGACCTGAAGACCAAG gtgtCCTGCTTGGAGACTGTGTGGGTGTCACGAGCCAATGTGATCCAGCGCCGGGGCCGGGCAGGCCGCTGCCAGTCAGGCTTTGCCTATCACCTCTTCCCGAGGAGCCGGCTGGAGAAGATGGTCCCTTTCCAGGTGCCAGAAATCCTGCGCACACCCCTCGAGAACCTGGTGCTGCAAGCCAAGATCCACATGCCTGAGAAGACG GCAGTGGAGTTCCTCTCCAAGGCTGTGGACAGTCCAAACATCAAAGCAGTGGATGAGGCTGTGATCCTGCTCCAAGAGATTG GGGTGCTGGACCAGCGGGAGTACCTGACCACCCTGGGGCAGCGCCTGGCTCACATCTCCACCGACCCACGGTTGGCCAAGGCCATAGTGCTGGCCGCCATCTTCCGTTGCCTCCACCCGCTGCTAGTGGTTGTTTCCTGCCTCACCCGAGACCCCTTCAGCAGCAGCCTGCAGAACCGGGCGGAGGTGGACAAG GTGAAGGcgctgttgagccacgacagtgGCAGTGACCACCTGGCCTTCGTGCGGGCTGTGTCTGGCTGGGAGGAGGTGCTGCGTTGGCAGGACCGCAGCTCCCGGGAGAACTACCTGGAGGAAAACCTGCTCTACGCGCCCAGCCTGCGCTTCATTCATG GACTCATCAAGCAGTTCTCAGAGAACATATATGAGGCTTTCCTGGTAGGGAAGCCCTCAGACTGCACGCTGGCCTCTGCCCAGTGCAATGAGTACAGTGAAGAGGAGGAGCTGGTGAAGGGTGTACTGATGGCGGGTCTCTACCCCAACCTCATCCAG GTGAGGCAAGGCAAGGTGACCCGGCAGGGCAAGTTCAAGCCCAACAGTGTCACTTACAGGACCAAATCTGGCAACATCTTGCTGCACAAGTCGACCATTAACAG GGAGGCCACACGACTACGGAGCCGATGGCTGACGTATTTCATGGCCGTCAAGTCCAATGGCAGCGTCTTCGTTCGGGACTCCTCCCAGGTGCACCCACTGGCTGTGCTGCTACTGACAGATGGGGACGTCCACATCCGTG ATGACGGGCGCCGGGCCACCATCTCCCTCAGTGACAGCGACCTGCTAAGGCTGGAGGGCGACTCACGTACCGTGCGGCTGCTGCGGGAGCTGCGCCGGGCCCTGGGCCGCATGGTGGAGCGGAGCCTGCGTAGTGAGCTGGCTACCCTGCCGCCCTGTGTGCAACAGGAACATGGGCAGCTGCTGGCCCTGCTGGCAGAGCTGCTGCGCGGGCCCTGTGGCAGCTTTGATGTGCGCAAGACAGCTGATGACTGA